From a single Bacillus pseudomycoides DSM 12442 genomic region:
- a CDS encoding Cof-type HAD-IIB family hydrolase: MKLIALDMDGTLLSSNLEISKENLQAIRDAKAAGHVVMICSGRAKEDALKLLEEYQLSLPVGASNGAIVYVDGKVINARCLQNAKVYKLAKLLESEGFPYKLYTNKGVYSPYNWNEKVMHAFEENKHALDVTIEELERITEKQKKANLITDFQKIEDVVNNPELEISKFFILTFAAEHRSQLLKSLQEDKEIMVTASAPTNLEIMDKYGHKGNGLQEMASYFNIPIQDTIAIGDNFNDVPMLEVAGLSVAMGNAEEDVKKLCDVVTLTNDEHGVAHAIEQYVLKQPSSSK; encoded by the coding sequence TTGAAATTAATCGCACTAGATATGGATGGTACACTACTATCATCTAATCTTGAAATCTCCAAGGAAAATTTACAAGCTATTCGTGATGCTAAAGCAGCCGGTCATGTTGTAATGATTTGCTCTGGTCGTGCAAAAGAAGATGCTTTAAAACTATTGGAAGAGTATCAATTATCACTTCCAGTTGGAGCAAGCAATGGGGCAATTGTTTACGTTGATGGAAAAGTAATTAACGCACGTTGTTTACAAAATGCTAAAGTATACAAGCTTGCTAAATTACTAGAATCTGAAGGATTTCCATATAAGTTGTACACAAATAAAGGAGTTTATTCTCCTTATAATTGGAATGAAAAAGTAATGCATGCATTCGAAGAAAATAAGCATGCACTTGATGTCACAATTGAAGAACTGGAACGAATTACAGAGAAGCAAAAAAAAGCGAACTTAATTACTGATTTCCAAAAAATCGAAGATGTCGTAAATAATCCAGAGTTAGAAATCTCGAAATTCTTTATTTTGACGTTTGCCGCAGAGCATCGCTCACAACTACTAAAGTCTTTACAAGAAGATAAAGAAATTATGGTTACAGCATCAGCTCCGACAAATTTAGAAATTATGGACAAGTATGGTCATAAAGGAAATGGATTACAAGAAATGGCGTCTTATTTCAATATTCCAATTCAAGATACGATTGCCATTGGAGACAACTTTAACGATGTACCAATGCTAGAGGTAGCTGGCCTATCTGTTGCTATGGGGAATGCTGAAGAAGATGTAAAGAAATTATGTGATGTTGTTACATTAACAAATGATGAGCATGGTGTTGCTCATGCAATTGAACAGTATGTACTAAAACAACCATCCTCAAGCAAATAA
- a CDS encoding DUF3948 family protein, with protein MKIEQVLQVTKMDFLGSAGGAAVLTALIVLLSNVLV; from the coding sequence ATGAAAATCGAACAAGTATTACAAGTAACAAAAATGGACTTCTTAGGATCAGCAGGTGGAGCAGCAGTATTAACAGCATTGATCGTACTTCTTTCTAACGTTTTAGTATAA
- a CDS encoding DUF3948 family protein encodes MENKQVLQVTKMDFLGSAGGAAVLTALIVLLSNVLV; translated from the coding sequence ATGGAAAACAAACAAGTATTACAAGTAACAAAAATGGATTTCTTAGGATCAGCAGGTGGAGCAGCGGTACTAACAGCATTAATCGTACTTCTTTCTAACGTTTTAGTATAA
- a CDS encoding DUF3948 family protein — translation MENKEVLQLTKMDLLGSAGAATALTAFIVFLSSVLV, via the coding sequence ATGGAAAACAAAGAAGTATTACAACTAACAAAAATGGACTTATTAGGATCAGCAGGAGCAGCAACAGCATTAACAGCATTCATCGTATTTCTTTCAAGTGTATTAGTATAA
- a CDS encoding DUF3948 family protein, with protein sequence MENKEVLQVTKMDLLVSASGAAVLTALIVFLTNVLV encoded by the coding sequence ATGGAAAACAAAGAAGTATTACAAGTAACAAAAATGGATTTATTAGTATCGGCGAGTGGAGCAGCAGTATTAACAGCGCTCATTGTATTCCTTACAAATGTATTAGTATAA
- the hppD gene encoding 4-hydroxyphenylpyruvate dioxygenase: MKQKSMDTLAAQMEDFFPVRDVDHLEFYVGNAKQSSYYLARAFGFKIVAYSGLETGNREKVSYVLVQKNMRFVVSGTLNSDSRIAEFVKIHGDGVKDVALLVDDVEKAYSEAVKRGAVAIAPPEELTDEQGTLKKAVIGTYGDTIHTLVERKNYKGTFMPGYEKIDFDIPSDESGLIAVDHVVGNVEKMEEWVSYYENVMGFKQMIHFDDDDISTEYSALMSKVMTNGSRIKFPINEPADGKRKSQIQEYLEFYNGAGVQHLALLTNDIVKTVEALRSNGVEFLDTPDTYYEELTARVGKIDEEIDKLKELKILVDRDDEGYLLQIFTKPIVDRPTLFIEIIQRKGSRGFGEGNFKALFESIEREQERRGNL; the protein is encoded by the coding sequence ATGAAACAAAAATCTATGGATACGTTAGCTGCACAAATGGAGGATTTCTTTCCGGTACGTGATGTCGATCATTTAGAATTTTATGTAGGAAATGCAAAGCAATCAAGTTATTACCTTGCAAGAGCGTTTGGATTTAAAATTGTTGCCTATTCGGGATTAGAAACAGGGAATCGTGAAAAAGTATCTTATGTTCTCGTGCAAAAAAACATGCGTTTTGTTGTGTCTGGGACTTTAAATAGTGATAGCCGTATTGCAGAATTTGTAAAGATCCATGGTGACGGAGTGAAAGACGTAGCTTTACTTGTTGATGATGTTGAGAAAGCATACTCAGAGGCTGTAAAACGAGGTGCGGTTGCGATTGCTCCACCTGAAGAGTTAACAGATGAACAAGGAACATTAAAAAAAGCAGTAATCGGTACGTATGGCGATACAATCCATACGCTAGTAGAGCGTAAAAATTATAAAGGAACATTTATGCCTGGTTATGAGAAGATTGATTTTGATATTCCGAGTGACGAATCAGGTTTAATTGCTGTAGACCATGTTGTTGGTAACGTTGAAAAAATGGAAGAGTGGGTTAGCTATTACGAAAACGTTATGGGCTTTAAACAAATGATTCATTTTGATGATGATGATATTAGCACGGAGTATTCCGCGCTAATGTCAAAAGTTATGACAAATGGAAGCCGTATTAAGTTTCCAATTAATGAACCGGCAGATGGAAAGCGAAAATCACAAATTCAAGAGTACTTAGAGTTTTATAACGGTGCAGGTGTACAGCATCTTGCATTGTTGACAAATGATATTGTGAAAACGGTTGAAGCGCTTCGTTCAAACGGAGTTGAATTTTTAGATACACCAGATACGTATTATGAAGAGTTAACAGCACGCGTTGGGAAAATCGATGAAGAAATTGATAAGCTAAAAGAGCTTAAGATTCTTGTGGATCGTGATGATGAAGGGTACTTGCTACAAATTTTCACAAAGCCAATTGTAGATCGCCCAACATTATTTATCGAAATTATTCAGCGTAAAGGTTCTCGGGGATTCGGAGAAGGAAACTTTAAAGCTCTATTCGAATCAATTGAAAGAGAGCAAGAACGACGCGGAAATCTATAA
- a CDS encoding fumarylacetoacetate hydrolase family protein, translated as MKLITFRLPSGEMRAGWLEGDKVIDMNMASNGTLPSSMLAFLEKADEYVEIAHGIRKPTSGMYALEDVQLCAAIPNPGSIRDFYAFEQHVKTARGRRGLDVVPEWYDIPVFYFTNHRAVIGPEVTVSCPKQTQKLDYELEIACVIGKEGRNISREQAEEYIFGYCIMNDWSARDLQAEEMKVGLGPAKGKDFATSLGAYLVTKEELDVYRTGERYNLEMTAHVNGELLSKGNFRDIYYTFAEMIERASQDVTLYPGDVIGSGTVGTGCILELGTEKWLQDGDVVELTITGLGTLRNTVKKETKAGDGHVLSSHGGASS; from the coding sequence ATGAAATTGATTACATTTCGTCTTCCTTCAGGAGAGATGCGAGCTGGTTGGCTGGAAGGTGACAAAGTAATTGATATGAATATGGCAAGTAATGGCACTCTTCCTTCATCTATGCTTGCTTTTTTAGAGAAAGCAGATGAGTATGTAGAAATAGCCCATGGTATTCGAAAACCAACAAGTGGCATGTACGCTTTGGAAGATGTGCAGCTTTGTGCAGCCATCCCAAACCCAGGTAGTATTCGTGACTTTTATGCATTTGAGCAACATGTCAAAACGGCTCGTGGACGTCGTGGATTAGATGTTGTTCCAGAGTGGTATGATATTCCGGTTTTTTATTTTACAAATCACCGTGCTGTCATCGGGCCAGAAGTTACAGTTTCTTGTCCGAAACAAACTCAAAAGCTTGACTATGAGTTAGAAATCGCTTGTGTTATTGGGAAAGAGGGAAGAAATATTTCGCGTGAACAAGCAGAAGAATATATTTTCGGTTATTGTATTATGAATGACTGGAGCGCAAGAGATTTGCAAGCTGAGGAAATGAAAGTAGGGCTTGGTCCGGCAAAAGGAAAGGACTTTGCTACTTCATTAGGAGCTTATCTTGTTACAAAAGAGGAGTTAGATGTTTATCGCACTGGTGAACGTTATAACTTAGAAATGACTGCCCATGTGAACGGGGAGCTTTTGTCTAAAGGGAATTTCCGAGATATTTACTATACGTTTGCAGAAATGATAGAACGTGCTTCGCAAGATGTTACGTTATATCCAGGAGATGTAATTGGTTCTGGCACGGTTGGCACTGGTTGTATTTTAGAACTTGGTACAGAAAAGTGGTTACAAGATGGTGACGTTGTAGAACTTACGATCACTGGACTAGGTACATTGCGTAACACAGTGAAAAAAGAAACGAAAGCGGGTGATGGGCATGTATTATCGTCACATGGGGGAGCTTCCTCATAA